A genomic segment from Streptomyces sp. NBC_00237 encodes:
- a CDS encoding CoA-acylating methylmalonate-semialdehyde dehydrogenase, which yields MVRELTHFVGGKHTVGTSGLFGDVYDPNDGTVQARVPLAGRADTEAAITDAVNAQHEWAGWNPQRRARVLLRFLQLVEEERDSLARLLSSEHGKTVADAHGDLQRGLEVVEFAAGIPHLLKGEFTDNAGTGIDVHSLRSPIGVVAGITPFNFPAMIPLWKAAPALACGNAFILKPSERDPSVPLRLAELFLEAGLPPGVLNVVNGGKEAVDTLLEDPRVGALGFVGSTPVAAHLYATAAAHGKRAQCFGGAKNHMIVMPDADLDQAVDALVGAGYGSAGERCMAISVAVPVGEETADRLVAALKERVGALRIGRSDDPEADFGPLVSKDAQEWVRRYVDIGVVEGAELVVDGRDFMLPGHENGFFAGASLFDRVSPKMRIYREEIFGPVLCVVRAENYEEALRLPSEHPYGNGVAIFTRDGDTARDFTRRVNTGMVGVNVPIPVPVAYHTFGGWKRSGFGDLNQHGPDAIRFYTRTKTVTSRWPSGAKEGASFTIPTMG from the coding sequence ATGGTCCGAGAACTCACCCACTTCGTCGGCGGCAAGCACACCGTCGGCACCTCCGGCCTCTTCGGCGACGTGTACGACCCCAACGACGGCACGGTGCAGGCGCGCGTGCCCCTCGCGGGCCGCGCCGACACCGAGGCCGCCATCACCGATGCCGTCAACGCCCAGCACGAATGGGCCGGTTGGAACCCCCAGCGGCGCGCCCGCGTCCTGCTGCGCTTCCTCCAGCTCGTCGAAGAGGAGCGCGACTCCCTCGCCCGGCTGCTGTCGTCCGAGCACGGCAAGACCGTCGCCGACGCGCACGGTGACCTCCAACGCGGCCTGGAGGTAGTGGAGTTCGCAGCCGGGATTCCCCATCTCCTCAAGGGTGAGTTCACCGACAACGCGGGCACCGGCATCGACGTCCACTCGCTGCGCTCCCCGATCGGCGTCGTCGCCGGAATCACCCCCTTCAACTTCCCCGCGATGATCCCGCTGTGGAAGGCCGCACCCGCCCTCGCCTGCGGAAACGCCTTCATCCTCAAACCCTCGGAGCGGGACCCCTCCGTACCCCTGCGGCTTGCGGAACTCTTCCTGGAGGCCGGGCTGCCGCCCGGTGTCCTCAACGTGGTCAACGGCGGCAAGGAAGCCGTCGACACCCTCCTGGAAGATCCTCGCGTCGGCGCGCTCGGCTTCGTCGGCTCCACCCCGGTCGCCGCGCACCTGTACGCCACCGCGGCCGCCCACGGCAAGCGCGCCCAGTGCTTCGGCGGTGCCAAGAACCACATGATCGTGATGCCGGACGCCGACCTCGACCAGGCCGTCGACGCCCTCGTCGGCGCGGGTTACGGATCGGCGGGGGAGCGCTGCATGGCGATCTCCGTGGCCGTGCCGGTCGGCGAGGAGACCGCGGACCGGCTCGTCGCGGCGCTCAAGGAACGTGTCGGAGCCCTCCGGATCGGACGCTCCGACGATCCCGAGGCCGACTTCGGGCCCCTCGTCAGCAAGGACGCGCAGGAGTGGGTGCGCCGCTATGTCGACATCGGGGTCGTGGAAGGGGCGGAACTCGTCGTCGACGGACGGGACTTCATGCTCCCGGGACACGAGAACGGCTTCTTCGCCGGAGCCTCCCTCTTCGACCGGGTCTCCCCGAAGATGCGCATCTACCGGGAGGAGATCTTCGGGCCCGTGCTCTGCGTCGTACGCGCCGAGAACTACGAGGAGGCGCTGCGGCTGCCCAGCGAGCACCCGTACGGAAACGGTGTCGCCATCTTCACCCGCGACGGCGACACCGCCCGCGACTTCACCCGCCGCGTCAACACCGGCATGGTCGGCGTCAACGTGCCCATCCCGGTGCCCGTCGCCTATCACACCTTCGGCGGCTGGAAGCGGTCCGGCTTCGGCGACCTCAATCAGCACGGGCCCGACGCCATCCGCTTCTACACCCGTACGAAGACCGTCACCTCGCGCTGGCCCTCCGGGGCCAAGGAGGGCGCGAGCTTCACGATCCCGACCATGGGATGA